In the genome of Paenibacillus sp. GP183, the window ATCACTTTTTACAGTTGTATCCTCATGTTTTTGTACACAGCTACTTAAGTGATACGCAGGAGCAACAGGAATTACGTCTACAACATGAATCGTTTGATAAGCTGGGCATTCCGTGGAAGAATCTAGGGACGAATCAGCATACTTGGCGGGTCAACAATCCGGGTCGGATACAAACAATGAAGAATGAAAATTCGCAAGGACTTTGGTTTAATTTTGGCTTTCGTCCCTCGTACGATCCCCTTGATCCTCGTGATGGGATCTCCGATTATATGTGGGGGATACCCTTTATACTAGAGGACTCGGGATTCAAGAATCCGATGTTGCTCTATACACCGGTTCCAAACATTGGATTCGGTCCCGGCTATGCCAATGAAGATGTATTTCAAGCCTATATAAAACAAGATATGCCGATTGACTATTTCGAACATATCGATTACATGAACCAGGAAAACATGAAGCGCTTAGCAGAATATTGGGATAAGGTCCGGACGGTATACGATTATAATTTTGTTTCAGAGCAGCAGATGGCCGCTTCTTTTCTGACAACATTAACCGCAAAAGTTCAGGTGAGTCAGTCTTGGCTTTCATACTATTGGAATTGGATTAAAGACAAGTTGGGTAGAGGTGCTCATTTGTCGCTTACTTTTAAACCGGATTACAGCGGTGTACCCAGCCAAGCTGGTGAATATCGAAGGACGCTCGGCGTCGCTGTTGAACCTGGCGTGCGTTACGCATCTCATCCGTTCAGAACGAATGCTGATGTCTACCTAAACAACAGAAGCAGCAGTATCTATTTTGGATTAGCGAATGTCGCCAAGCTATGGACGAGCTGGAATAAGGAACAATTTCACCTATTGCGGGTAAATGTTCCGTATACTCTCTCACAGCGAACAACGAATGACTCTCGTACTTTAACATTGGATGCAGATGGCATGCAGCAGGTAAAACTTTATAGCCCCGATCCCATAACAGTGGAAGGTGCAGATTTACACATCGATTCCAATCTGAAGGAAGGCACGTATACCATAACTCATTTTGGGGCTAGGACAACAGTGGTAATCAAGACAAAGGGATTTGGTGCAAGAAATGAATAAGTCCAGACTATTTGTTCATTCAAAATAATTTCGGTTTTGGTGCAACAATTAAACTGATTTCTATGGTTTGATTATGCTGTTCTGGTGCAAAAAATAAATAAAAACCAACAACATGTATCGTAAAATTATTTTTTAAGCTATCATACAGAATAACTGGTTGAAGAGTTGCCTCAAAAGAGGGTTATAGGAAAGGATATATAACTATAACCCAGCATTTAAACAAACAATAACTCAACTCAGCAAGACCGCTATTTTCACCAGTGGTCTTTTTATTACCGAATAAATCAGCAATGAAAGAAAACAAAGCTAAAAAAATAGGCGAATATCGTAGTTCACTTTATTCCATACCCCATATGTTATTGCGAAGGGGGTGTGAAACATGGCGCAACCGATAACTATCGGAGCAAATAGTATTGCGAAGATTGGTAACCGCTTTTTCCTGATAGTTGAGGTAGAGGCAAAAACAACTGGAGTCGAAATCGACCCTGTATTTTCGCGTACGGACGACAGCACAACAAGCAGCAGCTCTCCTACGTGCAGGTGTGAGGCGTACGAAATTTGAAGACTCAGATCCGAAACCGAGTCGCACAACGAAAGTTGAGTTGAAAGGCGTATTGTTTGCCAACGGCCGAATTTTTAAGGTTTTCGACGTTGAGAATGCAACGAGCGACATATCCGTTCTAGTGCGGATCAACCTAACACAGGCGCAAAGGCTTATCCGAAACGGTACACGTATCATCAAAGTTTATAGAAAACCTTTCTGAAACAGTGAAGGAGCTGCGTTTGCAGCTCCTTTTGACATGCTCATAAAATGGGAGATTTTGTACACTTATCTATTTATCACAGCTTTAATAAAGCTTCGATAATGATCCAGAATCCAAGTAAACCTAATACGATTCCTGCAACCTTTTCGGACCATTCGCTTAAAAAGCGTTTGAATCGAGAAGTGGAGAGAACTTAGCTTAATACTTGGTGCAAACCCACAAGAATAAGAAGAACACCAGAGACAGCATTCGCCTGTTTTCCTAATTTATCAGCAGCAAACCTTGCCCCCAAATAAGCACATAAACCAACACATAAGAAGCTCAATGCTCCAGAAATAAATGAAGTTGCCCAAATATTAAGATGCGTGATCCCGGCATCAAATCCCCCAGCTAAATTATTTATGGATAAAGTGATCCCAAGTATGATGGACTCAATGAAGCCTACTGACTTTGAACCATCCATATCGGCCTCCTCAGGATTTCGCAAAATTCGGGATAAAAGGTTACGATTGGTCGATTGTTGTTTTGATTTTTTATCAAGCAATGGTTGAATTAATACCCAAATCCCGATGGTAACAAGTACAATCATGCCAATGAGATTGCAGATAAAGGGTGGTAGCCAGAGAGAAATCCAATCTCCAAAAAGACCCCCTACAAGTGCAAGCAGAAATCCCATCAATGCAATGACGGTATTGGCCATAAATGGAACCCTAATTTTCTTTACTCCATATGCAACGCCAACCCCAGCATTATCGAGATTCGATGCTACACCGATTGCTATCATCGGTATTAAGCTTCCTATATCCATGCTAATCACTCCTCAACAATATTTATCACATAATATTGAGAATGTTGAGGAAATGTGCTTATCCCTTACATATACTGTTGATAAAACTTCAACAAGTCATCTATTTAAACAAATGAAGGGATTGAACGGGCATGTCTGAGGACAAAAGAGACCTAACCCTTGGTTTACTGCTAAAGTCATTGTTAGAGAAACAATTTCTGGTTAAAGGGGCTGCCGAGGCGTAGAAATGAGTGAGTAAATCTTCTTTTTATCATCTGGGGACATATGTTGCTTTATTTCCACTTACCTCTCAGGGGTTATGAATTCTTTGTCTGTGCTTGATTGTTTACCTGTTATTTGTGAAAAAGTAGGAATGCTTGTGATTTCATATGGGTTATATGAAGCAGCTTCTGGTTAATATACATTACCCGTAACTCCAAAAAAATGGGTGGAATTAGACCAAACAACCAATGTTGTTTTGATAACGTATCCACTCTTGTATATCTCACACCTTCTCAACAAAAGGGGGATAATCAGCTTTTAAAAGTTCGATTGACTCATATTTAGCAGTTTCGAATACAAGTAAAGCGGGTGCCTTATCTGTCCTGCTTTTGATAATATGGCCATAATACTTTCCGAATTTCTCAAATACAAACATTGTTTTACCCAATTCTTCCCGCAAAGGATATCTTTCTAACATAATGCACCTCCGATTATAACGATTCTACACATAGAAGTGAATTCCTTCATTAATGTCGAATAGCAGTGGTCAGGTTTGATTAAGCATGTATTCCAACCTCTCGGATCGATTCTTTGCGGACAAACCTGTGTAGCTATGATTGCTGGTATAACACTGGAGGAATCGATATAGACATTCGGAGGGAAAATAGGAAGCACCCCATACATCTTGTATTTATGTAAAGTTAATTTTATTGGAACTTTAATTACTCTGCCAAATGGCGTTCTTACTACGTCAAAGGCTTTTTATCATTTCAGAGGACTGGATCTGATTCCAATGAATAAAACCTTGAATTATATCGTAAATCGTGATCACTATAACTTTAACATTTGGTTCGAAAATACGTTTGGAAATGTGCTGCTTTTTATACCATTAGGATTTTTACTTCCAGCGTTATTTCGGAAATTCCAAGGTTGGAAAGCTGTCATTATCGCTGCAATGGTTATTACTATTATTATAGAGGTAGCCAAATACCTCTCAGGCATCGGTGTTGCATCGACTGACAATGTTATGTTGCGAACTTTAGGCGCTATGTTAGGATGGGTAATTTTTTTATTTGGGAGACATGCAGCTGCATTTACTCAAAAAAAATTAAACGCAACGACCCATTAGATTATCTAGGTGAGGACCTAAGTGTTAATCTTATTATCTTATTGAGCTCGGGGATCAATACCGGAATAGACATCAACGAACAGGACGCCGTGGCAACCTGCTCGTTTTGTTGAGCTCCCTAACGGGTACGATAGCTCCATAACAAAGATCAAGCAGGCTGCCGGTGATAAACTCGGTGGCCTGCTGTGCTAACGGGCAGATTTGTTTAAAACAACGTTTACAGGCAGAAGGAAACACTCTGTCTTTTTCCTTTAATTTGGGAATGATAAAATAAATATTATAACTAGGAGGAATCCACTCTGAGTGTTAACTGGAACTCACTAATTCGAATCAATAATCCGTTGGAACTCGACCGTAATCAGATCGAGGAAGAATTGCGTCGAGGAAAACATGTTATCGTACAGTTTTCTCATCCATCATTTTACGGATCAATGCTACCCGAATTAGACGAATTATGCGCCAATTGGGACGAGAACTTGGGAGTGCGCTTTTATGGGCATTACTCATTATCATTTGATTGCAATACTATTCTACAGATTCCGAACGTCAAAACCTTGTATGTTGATTGTCTAGTCCATGCGCATAATACCGAGGCACTGACCCGGCTTGAGAATTTGTATTATTTGAATTTGAATATATTCGAGTTGGATGATACAGAAATTCTAAGAGCCGAACCTCTGCAAACCCTGCGCATGCTTACGGTTTTCTCTGAGAAAAAGACCGTGAATTTGGCACATCTAAAAGGCTATGCCCGTTTGCATACTTTGGGCGCAGGTGGTAAGGTCAAGAACCTGGACAATATTGGACATTTAGTCAATCTCGAAATTCTCTCCTTAAATTCGATCAGCAAAACACCCGTGCATTTTATCAACAAGCTGGGTAAGTTGAAAACCCTTAAGTTCATTCTAGGGGGGAGAGAAAATGTCCAGGAGATTGAAGAAAATGAAATCGAGACGTTAGAAATCATAAGGGTCAGAGGGTTTAGTGACATTCAAAACATAACCAAATTCCGGAATCTTCGGAGACTTCTCATCGAAGATCAAATCCAGCTAAATCAGATCAACTTCAAAGTGCCGATAAAGGAATTAGAGGAAATCTCGGTCT includes:
- a CDS encoding VanZ family protein — translated: MYLCKVNFIGTLITLPNGVLTTSKAFYHFRGLDLIPMNKTLNYIVNRDHYNFNIWFENTFGNVLLFIPLGFLLPALFRKFQGWKAVIIAAMVITIIIEVAKYLSGIGVASTDNVMLRTLGAMLGWVIFLFGRHAAAFTQKKLNATTH
- the ytaF gene encoding sporulation membrane protein YtaF, with the translated sequence MDIGSLIPMIAIGVASNLDNAGVGVAYGVKKIRVPFMANTVIALMGFLLALVGGLFGDWISLWLPPFICNLIGMIVLVTIGIWVLIQPLLDKKSKQQSTNRNLLSRILRNPEEADMDGSKSVGFIESIILGITLSINNLAGGFDAGITHLNIWATSFISGALSFLCVGLCAYLGARFAADKLGKQANAVSGVLLILVGLHQVLS